Proteins encoded by one window of Paroedura picta isolate Pp20150507F chromosome 11, Ppicta_v3.0, whole genome shotgun sequence:
- the CYP8B1 gene encoding 7-alpha-hydroxycholest-4-en-3-one 12-alpha-hydroxylase, producing the protein MEPWTAVLCAVLAAALGGLYLAGAFRKRRDNEPPLEKGPIPWLGYALEFRRDGVDFLRRMQEKHGDVFTVLLGGYYFTFLMDPLSFGMVVKEARAKLDFNEFASELVEKVFSYRPCLMSHKIIETASTKHLKGNGLVVMTQAMMDGLQTVMFHSLGSAEERKPWKEDGLFHFCYNTVFRAGYLALYGNEPNGSEKGPSWAKRDDLQHSEEVYEKFRKYDRLFPRLATSTLFFGKKQEAERLKKLFWGILSVKNVYQKDNISGWVREQEQRLAEEGMPEYMRDRFMFLLLWAAQGNTGPAAFWLLLYLMKNPEAMEDVRKEVDRVLSESGQEVKPGGEVINVSKDMLTNTPVLDSAVEETLRLAAAPLLIRAVLDDTKLKMNDGREYAVRKGDRIGLFPYLAAHMDPEIHPEPHLFKYDRFLNRNGVKKEFYKNGEKVKYFTMPWGAGVSMCPGRFFAVNEMKLFVFLMLTYFEMQLVNPEEEVPPLEKTRYGFGVMQPTHDVRFRYRLRD; encoded by the coding sequence ATGGAGCCCTGGACGGCAGTACTTTGTGCGGTCTTGGCGGCCGCCTTGGGTGGGCTGTACCTGGCAGGGGCATTCCGCAAGCGGAGAGACAACGAGCCCCCCCTGGAAAAGGGGCCAATTCCTTGGCTAGGCTATGCCCTGGAATTCCGGCGCGACGGCGTGGACTTCTTGCGAAGGATGCAGGAGAAGCACGGAGATGTTTTCACGGTCCTGCTTGGGGGCTACTACTTCACTTTCCTGATGGACCCCCTCTCGTTCGGGATGGTGGTGAAAGAGGCGCGGGCCAAGCTGGACTTCAACGAGTTTGCCTCCGAGCTCGTCGAGAAAGTGTTTAGCTACCGGCCCTGTCTGATGAGCCACAAGATCATAGAGACCGCCAGCACGAAGCACCTCAAGGGGAACGGGCTCGTGGTCATGACGCAGGCCATGATGGACGGGTTACAGACAGTCATGTTCCACAGCCTGGGCTCAGCGGAAGAGAGGAAGCCCTGGAAAGAAGACGGGCTGTTCCACTTCTGCTACAACACGGTCTTCAGAGCTGGATACCTCGCTTTGTACGGGAACGAGCCTAACGGAAGCGAAAAAGGCCCCTCGTGGGCCAAAAGGGACGACCTGCAGCACTCCGAAGAGGTATATGAAAAATTTCGGAAATACGACCGACTCTTCCCGCGCTTAGCCACTTCCACGCTGTTTTTTGGAAAGAAGCAGGAAGCCGAACGCTTGAAGAAGCTCTTCTGGGGCATCCTCTCGGTGAAGAACGTGTACCAGAAGGACAACATTAGCGGGTGGGTGAGGGAGCAGGAGCAGCGGCTGGCTGAGGAGGGGATGCCCGAATACATGCGGGACAGGTTTATGTTCTTGCTTCTCTGGGCTGCCCAAGGAAACACCGGCCCAGCTGCTTTCTGGCTCCTTCTGTACCTTATGAAAAACCCAGAGGCAATGGAAGACGTGAGGAAAGAGGTGGACCGAGTGTTGAGTGAGTCTGGCCAGGAGGTAAAACCAGGTGGGGAAGTGATTAACGTCTCCAAGGACATGCTGACCAACACCCCGGTCTTGGACAGTGCCGTGGAGGAGACGCTGAGGCTAGCGGCCGCTCCTCTGCTGATCAGGGCCGTGCTGGACGACACGAAGCTCAAGATGAACGACGGGCGGGAATACGCCGTGCGCAAGGGGGACAGAATCGGGCTCTTCCCCTACCTGGCGGCCCACATGGACCCGGAGATCCACCCGGAGCCTCACCTCTTCAAATACGACCGCTTCCTTAACCGAAACGGGGTCAAAAAGGAATTCTACAAGAACGGCGAAAAGGTGAAGTATTTCACCATGCCCTGGGGGGCGGGCGTCTCCATGTGCCCCGGACGTTTCTTTGCCGTCAACGAGATGAAGCTGTTTGTCTTTCTGATGCTCACCTACTTTGAGATGCAGCTGGTCAACCCAGAAGAGGAAGTCCCGCCTCTGGAGAAGACCCGCTACGGGTTCGGCGTGATGCAGCCCACACACGATGTCCGGTTTAGGTATCGGCTACGGGACTGA